A portion of the Terriglobia bacterium genome contains these proteins:
- a CDS encoding cytochrome c biogenesis protein CcdA: MDEVSVFTAFVAGLVSFLSPCVLPLVPGYISIISGSSLEQLKAQEKDASLFRTVLMNSILFIVGFSITFILLGASATWIGQVLVSRMRLLGQLAGLVLIVFGIHLTGLIKINALYKDKRFHNVQKPRGMLGALVLGLAFAFGWTPCIGPILAGILTIASTKQTVTEGMFLLAVYSAGLGIPFLLTSLALNQFLAFYGRFKKHFHTVEVVSGALVIAVGVLILTGSLSRLATYFTFLNRFAL; the protein is encoded by the coding sequence ATGGATGAAGTATCGGTATTCACGGCCTTCGTCGCCGGCTTGGTTTCTTTTCTGTCACCTTGCGTTCTGCCGCTGGTGCCGGGATATATTTCCATCATTTCCGGCTCTTCCCTCGAACAGCTGAAGGCTCAGGAGAAGGACGCATCGCTGTTCAGGACCGTCCTGATGAATTCCATCCTTTTTATCGTGGGGTTCTCGATCACCTTCATCCTCCTCGGCGCTTCGGCAACCTGGATCGGACAGGTCCTCGTGTCGCGGATGCGGCTGCTGGGACAGCTTGCCGGGCTGGTTCTGATCGTCTTCGGTATTCATCTCACCGGTCTGATCAAAATCAATGCTCTATATAAGGACAAGCGTTTCCATAACGTCCAGAAGCCGCGCGGCATGCTCGGAGCGCTGGTTCTCGGGCTGGCTTTTGCGTTTGGCTGGACGCCCTGTATCGGTCCGATCCTGGCGGGCATTCTGACGATTGCGAGCACGAAGCAGACGGTCACCGAAGGCATGTTTCTTCTGGCCGTTTATTCGGCGGGGCTCGGTATCCCGTTCCTTCTGACCAGCCTCGCGTTGAATCAATTCCTGGCCTTCTACGGCCGCTTCAAGAAGCACTTCCACACGGTGGAAGTCGTCAGCGGCGCGCTTGTCATTGCGGTGGGTGTGCTGATTCTGACTGGCAGTTTGTCCCGTTTGGCGACCTACTTCACATTTCTGAACCGTTTCGCGCTGTAA
- a CDS encoding PEP-utilizing enzyme — protein MTREWQEASIEPGYWERRESRYPVPMSRHLWELVTPAFLQGTQRAFERYGCAVEYFDIARVRGRRYFRAQFVETPEKLAERRETAEKVWREKLWRRDCAEWPEVKDNLRRRLLTFARRDPQRMSLTDLQDNLAALRNLLAEGTIQHFIQQPASMVPVGDWVRRTHDLTGASISDIVAVLQSCRPSLADCLHMVDEIAENIRSLPGTAEFVCDESIHPDIRLEQLRRMSPEIRKNLDAYLHEYGDRIITGFDIVDATLRELPGCTLSLITSRLDRAAARQPHAEVFQAAAARLRGRLPVSEVPEFESGLAEARMAYGLHDEDVRTTYLWPLGLMRRSVLAAAGRLFSRGALKAQADVFQTTPAELDALLSGGPAPCAEEISARADQWRAWADEEPPPTFGEKPLRPGPEVLGEACSRISSAIMFYLAEMEGQETYPIQPASNLTLQGLAASPGSYEGRARIVRDPSDLAKVAVGDVLVAQTTSPAYNVILPAVGALVTARGGILSHAAIIAREFSVPAVVGINEVTARIPDGARVLVDGDNGLVAIRG, from the coding sequence ATGACCAGGGAATGGCAGGAAGCCAGCATCGAACCGGGATACTGGGAGCGGCGCGAATCGCGCTATCCGGTGCCGATGTCGCGCCATCTCTGGGAACTGGTCACCCCCGCGTTCCTGCAGGGAACTCAACGCGCCTTTGAACGTTACGGCTGCGCCGTCGAATATTTCGATATCGCCCGCGTGCGAGGCCGCCGGTACTTCCGGGCGCAATTCGTCGAAACGCCGGAGAAACTGGCCGAACGCCGGGAGACCGCCGAAAAAGTATGGCGGGAAAAACTGTGGCGCCGCGACTGCGCGGAATGGCCGGAGGTGAAGGACAACCTGCGCCGACGCCTTCTCACATTCGCACGCCGCGATCCGCAGCGGATGAGCCTGACCGATCTACAGGACAACCTTGCCGCGCTGCGAAACCTTCTGGCCGAAGGCACGATCCAGCACTTCATTCAACAGCCGGCGAGTATGGTGCCGGTCGGGGATTGGGTCCGGCGCACACACGACCTTACCGGGGCTTCGATCTCCGACATCGTCGCCGTGCTTCAGAGTTGCCGGCCGAGCCTGGCCGATTGCCTTCACATGGTCGACGAAATCGCCGAAAACATCCGCTCGCTTCCTGGAACGGCAGAGTTTGTTTGCGATGAGTCCATCCATCCCGACATCCGGCTCGAACAGCTCCGCCGGATGTCGCCGGAAATCCGGAAGAACCTCGACGCGTATCTGCACGAATACGGAGACCGCATCATCACCGGTTTCGATATCGTCGATGCCACACTGCGCGAGCTTCCGGGCTGTACGCTGTCGTTGATTACATCGCGTCTCGATCGCGCCGCAGCAAGACAACCTCACGCCGAAGTCTTTCAGGCCGCGGCAGCGAGACTTCGCGGGCGCCTGCCCGTGAGCGAAGTCCCGGAATTCGAAAGCGGACTCGCCGAGGCCAGGATGGCGTACGGCCTGCACGATGAAGATGTGCGGACAACGTATCTCTGGCCGCTCGGCCTGATGAGGCGATCCGTTCTTGCCGCCGCCGGCCGGCTGTTTTCGCGCGGCGCTCTGAAAGCCCAGGCCGACGTGTTTCAAACCACTCCGGCGGAGTTGGACGCGCTGCTGTCGGGAGGCCCCGCTCCCTGCGCCGAAGAGATTTCCGCGCGCGCCGATCAATGGCGGGCATGGGCGGACGAAGAACCGCCTCCCACCTTCGGCGAAAAGCCGTTACGGCCCGGCCCGGAGGTTCTCGGCGAAGCGTGCTCGCGGATCAGCTCTGCGATTATGTTCTACCTGGCCGAGATGGAAGGACAGGAGACCTATCCGATCCAACCGGCATCGAATCTCACGCTTCAAGGACTCGCCGCCAGTCCCGGCTCCTATGAAGGCCGCGCGAGGATTGTGCGGGATCCCTCGGATCTCGCGAAGGTCGCCGTGGGGGACGTCCTTGTCGCGCAAACCACTTCTCCGGCCTACAACGTCATCCTGCCTGCGGTCGGCGCTCTCGTCACCGCGCGCGGAGGAATTCTTTCGCATGCCGCCATCATCGCGCGCGAGTTCAGCGTCCCGGCAGTGGTGGGCATCAACGAAGTGACCGCCCGCATTCCGGATGGCGCCCGCGTTCTGGTGGATGGGGACAATGGGTTGGTAGCCATCCGCGGCTAG
- a CDS encoding helix-turn-helix domain-containing protein produces MRDERTIQTRERILDALVQVLARDGIAELSIPLVAKEAKVSIPSVYRYFPTKRDLFAALDDYAHAKGGFSFSEFPRSNSPEELAEMIPTLFRRRESIEPTIAAALRTRIGYDIRRPQLDERAKYFEAALRPAAAKLNAEEQAWLRDIVFVLTSYGCVRAFKDYLGLDIDGAADRVAWAIRVLARGAQNGGEQGS; encoded by the coding sequence ATGCGGGACGAACGCACGATTCAAACTCGCGAGCGTATCCTCGACGCGCTGGTGCAGGTTCTCGCGCGCGACGGCATTGCCGAGCTGTCCATTCCCCTCGTTGCCAAAGAGGCGAAGGTTTCGATCCCCTCGGTATACCGGTACTTCCCGACCAAACGCGATCTTTTCGCCGCGCTCGACGACTATGCGCATGCGAAAGGCGGCTTCAGTTTCTCGGAGTTCCCGCGCTCGAATTCGCCTGAGGAACTGGCCGAAATGATTCCCACGCTGTTCCGCCGCAGAGAATCGATCGAACCGACAATCGCAGCGGCACTGAGAACCCGGATCGGATACGACATCCGAAGGCCGCAACTCGATGAGCGCGCCAAATATTTCGAAGCGGCGCTGCGTCCGGCGGCGGCAAAGCTCAACGCCGAAGAACAGGCATGGCTGCGGGACATCGTGTTCGTGTTGACGTCGTACGGTTGCGTGCGCGCCTTCAAAGACTATCTTGGTCTGGATATCGACGGCGCCGCGGACCGTGTCGCGTGGGCGATCCGTGTCCTCGCGCGCGGAGCGCAAAACGGCGGCGAACAGGGAAGTTGA